A window of Thermoproteus sp. genomic DNA:
TAGAGCTCTAGACAGTCCCGCCCGCGCCGCCAACACGGCGTAGATTAAAGGAGTCCCAATTCTTTCTTGCCACAACTCGCCTATATCTGCGATGTAGTCCAAGCCGCGGTCGGCCATCCTGAGCGCGTCGTCGCCTATGACCAAAACGCCCTCGTACTCGTCGAGCGCCCTCCAGGGGTCCTCGACCTTCTCGAACTTAACGCCGAGCAGTACAGCCGCGGCTCTGGCGTTGACCGTCGTGTCGCTGACGGCCGCATAGCGGCCGGCCCCCCTGCCCCTAAAAATTCTCGCCGATATGACGGGCCCAGTGCTATATACGGCAAGCCTGGGCACTATGGGGAGCCCCAACTCGGCCGCCATAGTGACTGGCACGAAGCCCGCGTCGGCCTTGCCCTCGGCCAGAAGTCTAGCCGCCTCTAAATTGCTCGCAGACACTACGGAGAACTTGACCTTATAGAACAGAGGGTCGTTGTGGGCGTATTTAAGCCGCACGACGATCATAGGCCCCGCCGCGTTCCTCTCGTCCAAGAGGGCCCTCGGCTCGACAGCCCGCTCGGCATGGAGGTCGGTAATTGCCAATTTAAAAACGTAAAAAAGGCGTCCACATTACATGTACCTAAGTATCCTGTGGAAGGTGTCCCTCAAGGCCGGCCTCTTCTCTGCCTCTCTGGCCATAGCCGCGAGCTCTTCCGGCGAGGCGAAATGTCTCGCTCCGGCGGATCTAAGTACGGCCTCGTTGTACATAGTGCCCACGAGGTCGTTGGCGCCGGCCAGCAAGAGCGTAGAGGCCAAGTTCTTGCCGACGGAGAGCCAATAGGCGGCCACCTTCAATTTGTCGAGTAGGATCAGCCTAGCCACGGCCACCACTTTCACGTCGTAGGTCGAGGGCGCCGGGCTCTTGACGACGCCCCTCCTGTAAAGCTCGGTGTTGAGGGGGTTGTACTTGACGGGTATAAAGAGGAGGAGGCCCCCGGTCTTCTCTTGTAGCTCCCTCACGCGGAAGATGTGGTCTACGACGTGCCGCGGCTCCTCCACGTGGCCGTACAGCATAGTGGCGTTGCTGGGGATGCCCAGCTTGTGGGCCAGCTCCGCTATCTCTATCCATTCCTCGCCCGATATCTTGTGCGGCGCCACCACCTTCCTCACGTCCTCCGCGAATATCTCAGCGCCGCCTCCAGAGATGGCGTCCAAGCCCGCCTCCTTCCAGCGGGAGAGCACCTCCCCCCTGCTCATACGCCAAAGCCTCGCGTAGTAGTCCACCTCGGCCATCGTGGGGCCTTTAATCGCCACGTGAGGCGCGGCCTTCTTCACGGCCTTAAAGACCTCGTCGAAATATTCGGGGGTGAGAGTAGGATTGAAGCCGCCGTTTATATGTAGCTCAGTCACGCCGTACCTCTCGGCGAACTGCCTCACGACGGCCGCCACCTCCTCCGGCCCTCTTGTGTAGGCCTCCCGATCGCCGGGCAGGCGATAGAAGGCGCAAATGGGACATTTGGCCACACAGACGTTGGAGTAATTCACGACCACATTGTTGACGAAAGTCACGACGTCGCCAAACAGCTTCTTAGTCAAGAGGTGGGCGGCCTCTGCGAGGGTAAACACGTCGACTTCGCGCATGAGGAACTCGGCGTCGCTCCGCGACAGCCCCCTCTGAGCCATCTCGACGACGTCGCTCACTCCGAACATAGACGGAAGGTGTGTTGCATATTTAAAGAGTACATCCCCCGCCACGCGGCCAGAGGCCTTGCAGATCGGAAGGCACCGGGCTCCGCGCTGAGGAGGTCCGTACGGCTTGGTCGCGGTAGACAGCCGGCGGCCGCAGAGCGCTCGGCGCCGCAAAACGCGCCCGCCCCTTGATTGCAAATCGACGTATTGGGAGGGCCCGCGGCGGGGTCCCCGGCTATCTCGCCACCAACAAGCCCAATCCCCTGTTGCGTAGGGCCGATACCAGCTTGTTGTCTGTAGTCAGCAGCCTCGCCGCCGCCACGTACGCGCCGTCGTAGACAGTTATGCCCAAATCCAGAGCCGAGCCATAGGCCTCTAAGATCACGTCGGCCCCCCGGTGTATTACAAAAGCGGAGAGTAGCCGATATGCCTCCTCTAAAATCCTACGCCCAACCCCAGCCTCCAACTCGCCCAACGCGACTCTCTTCCTCACCACGTTTGCGAGCTCGTAGTATATGAGGTCCACCGAGTGGCGCTCCGCGCAGTTGCCCCAACGCCTCCGCCACGTAGTCGCTCTGCGGCTCCGGAAAGTAGAGCGCGCCTAAGGCAGAAGCGTCAACCACCAGCCTCATCTCTGTCCTCCCGGACCAGCTCGGCGGTCGGCCTAAAGGGCCCCCTAGCCGCCAGCTCTCTTCGAATCTCCTCGGCCCTCCTCAACGACATCTTCGTCTTTTCTCGCCTCACCACCTCCTCCAGAAACTCTCTGACGAGCCCGGCGTAGTCCATGCCCAACTCCTCCAGCTCCCCCTTGAGCCCCTTCCTCACCCTTATGGAAATGACCTCGCCGCCCACAGTAGACAGGGCATGTATACGTAAATAGTTTACTGGAGACGATGTTCGGGCCCCTCAACTCGCCCCTTAAGCCTCTTCCCGCCCGGCGGTCTGTCTAACCGCCGCGGGCAATTTTTATATGTACAACACCGCCTCAGTTAGTGCTGAAGCCCTCCGAGATTTTAGAGCTGTTGCGGATGGACCTCTGGGAGCTGGGGAGGCGCGCCTATGAGGTCAGACGGCGCCTATACGGCGACGTCACTACGTACATATCGAACATGATTCTGAACTACACCAACGTGTGTGTAGTCGGGTGTAGCTTCTGCGCCTTC
This region includes:
- a CDS encoding MqnA/MqnD/SBP family protein; protein product: MAITDLHAERAVEPRALLDERNAAGPMIVVRLKYAHNDPLFYKVKFSVVSASNLEAARLLAEGKADAGFVPVTMAAELGLPIVPRLAVYSTGPVISARIFRGRGAGRYAAVSDTTVNARAAAVLLGVKFEKVEDPWRALDEYEGVLVIGDDALRMADRGLDYIADIGELWQERIGTPLIYAVLAARAGLSRALAEDIADELENSLAAFYEDPVPLVKRTAGRLGVGEAIISNYFTRVKYLMNDAALRGLEREVELLGLRELKFIS
- a CDS encoding CofH family radical SAM protein, producing the protein MFGVSDVVEMAQRGLSRSDAEFLMREVDVFTLAEAAHLLTKKLFGDVVTFVNNVVVNYSNVCVAKCPICAFYRLPGDREAYTRGPEEVAAVVRQFAERYGVTELHINGGFNPTLTPEYFDEVFKAVKKAAPHVAIKGPTMAEVDYYARLWRMSRGEVLSRWKEAGLDAISGGGAEIFAEDVRKVVAPHKISGEEWIEIAELAHKLGIPSNATMLYGHVEEPRHVVDHIFRVRELQEKTGGLLLFIPVKYNPLNTELYRRGVVKSPAPSTYDVKVVAVARLILLDKLKVAAYWLSVGKNLASTLLLAGANDLVGTMYNEAVLRSAGARHFASPEELAAMAREAEKRPALRDTFHRILRYM
- a CDS encoding type II toxin-antitoxin system VapC family toxin, giving the protein MDLIYYELANVVRKRVALGELEAGVGRRILEEAYRLLSAFVIHRGADVILEAYGSALDLGITVYDGAYVAAARLLTTDNKLVSALRNRGLGLLVAR
- a CDS encoding antitoxin → MGGEVISIRVRKGLKGELEELGMDYAGLVREFLEEVVRREKTKMSLRRAEEIRRELAARGPFRPTAELVREDRDEAGG